From Vibrio fortis, a single genomic window includes:
- a CDS encoding MAPEG family protein, which produces MVTALYASILALIMLWLAVEVIKQRRKNQVAHADGGVESLQIARSAQSNAMDYIPITVILMALLEFNGVNVWLIHIIGIAFIAGRIIHGKSILARSLKGRKQGMYLTFGSMVSLVVLNLVYLPFDKLM; this is translated from the coding sequence ATGGTTACAGCGTTATACGCGTCTATACTCGCCCTCATTATGCTCTGGTTAGCCGTTGAGGTGATCAAGCAGAGAAGGAAGAATCAGGTCGCCCATGCTGATGGTGGTGTCGAATCGCTGCAAATCGCGCGATCTGCACAGAGTAATGCGATGGACTATATCCCGATAACTGTGATTTTAATGGCGCTGTTAGAGTTTAACGGTGTCAATGTCTGGTTGATTCATATCATCGGCATCGCTTTTATCGCGGGGCGTATCATTCACGGGAAGAGCATTCTTGCTCGCAGCCTAAAAGGCCGAAAACAAGGTATGTATTTAACCTTTGGCAGCATGGTGTCTCTGGTTGTCCTAAACTTGGTTTATCTGCCATTTGATAAACTTATGTAA
- a CDS encoding DNA-3-methyladenine glycosylase 2 family protein → MEGKIHQYSDLSSAQCQQARLARDARFDGLFFIAVKTTGIFCRPICPASPPKEQNVEYFSNQAQALQAGYRPCLRCRPDSVPFSPAWKGVETTFLRAQKLIEEGGLAEGNSAALCQRLGISDRYLRSLFSKYMGVSPKQYAIYNQLMFAKQLLHNSQMSITDIGFACGFKSTRRFNDAFLKVLKLSPSQIRKSGSYSATTNIVSLPMKGTINWQHMLNFYRKRMIEGVEEVGEDYYQRTVIINEATGWFRIRCVKSSKHPTNVLEVEFELSQMNQLRNLIRQIRRMFDLDVDINRVEAHLGNVDASLIQESGIRIPGVWSPWEAGVRAILGQQVSVKAAIGQLNLLAKQLSPKEQATYFPTPEQVAQADISFLRMPQSRKDTLHRFAVYMVENNHQHPSQWLDIKGIGPWTVQYALLRGLSEPDHLLTGDLIVKKYIDQHPTVTASKVSPWGSYATFHCWSHF, encoded by the coding sequence ATGGAAGGCAAGATTCATCAATACAGCGATCTGAGCAGTGCTCAGTGTCAACAAGCGCGCCTTGCGAGAGATGCACGCTTTGATGGACTGTTTTTTATTGCCGTGAAGACGACAGGGATCTTCTGTCGCCCCATCTGTCCAGCTTCGCCACCGAAAGAACAAAACGTCGAATATTTCTCGAATCAAGCGCAGGCACTGCAAGCGGGTTATCGCCCCTGTCTGCGTTGTCGCCCAGATAGCGTCCCTTTCTCGCCAGCTTGGAAGGGCGTTGAGACGACTTTTCTCAGAGCACAAAAGCTGATTGAAGAAGGTGGTTTAGCCGAAGGTAACAGTGCGGCTCTGTGTCAGCGCTTAGGCATCTCAGACCGCTATCTTCGCAGCTTATTCAGTAAATATATGGGCGTTTCCCCTAAGCAATACGCAATCTATAACCAACTCATGTTTGCAAAGCAGCTCCTGCATAATAGTCAGATGAGCATTACTGATATTGGGTTTGCTTGTGGATTTAAGAGTACACGCCGATTTAATGATGCCTTTCTTAAGGTGCTGAAATTGTCTCCATCACAGATCCGAAAGTCCGGATCTTACAGCGCGACGACCAATATTGTGTCTTTACCCATGAAAGGGACGATTAACTGGCAGCACATGTTGAACTTTTATCGCAAACGTATGATTGAGGGTGTTGAGGAAGTCGGGGAGGATTACTATCAACGAACGGTAATCATCAATGAGGCGACAGGGTGGTTTCGTATTCGTTGCGTTAAGAGCAGCAAACACCCAACCAATGTGCTGGAAGTTGAGTTCGAACTCAGCCAGATGAATCAGTTGAGAAATTTGATTCGTCAAATCCGTCGAATGTTCGATCTCGATGTCGACATCAATCGAGTTGAAGCGCACCTAGGCAATGTCGACGCCTCATTGATCCAAGAGTCCGGTATTCGTATTCCTGGAGTATGGTCGCCTTGGGAAGCCGGTGTGCGCGCTATTTTGGGGCAGCAGGTGTCGGTGAAAGCGGCGATAGGTCAATTGAATTTGCTGGCCAAGCAGTTGTCACCAAAAGAACAAGCGACCTATTTTCCAACGCCTGAACAAGTTGCTCAGGCTGACATTAGCTTTTTAAGAATGCCGCAGAGTCGAAAAGATACCTTACACAGATTTGCGGTTTATATGGTTGAGAACAATCATCAACATCCAAGCCAATGGCTCGATATTAAAGGCATTGGCCCTTGGACAGTACAGTACGCATTACTGAGAGGTTTGAGCGAACCGGATCACCTGCTCACAGGTGATTTAATCGTGAAGAAATACATCGATCAACACCCTACCGTGACAGCAAGTAAGGTCTCACCATGGGGTAGCTACGCAACATTCCATTGCTGGAGCCATTTTTAA
- the nhaD gene encoding sodium:proton antiporter NhaD has translation MAGTKIFVFLLAILPSLSFASETGTTHALNLTQSSIGYLCLAIFVIAYVFVMMEEYLQLRKSKPVLLAAGLIWIAIGLTYQNHQQIEVAQQALEHNLLEYAELLLFLLVAMTYISAMEERRLFDALQAWMVGKGFNYRSLFWLTGILSFFISPIADNLTTALLMCAVVLKVAGSNPKFVNLACVNIVIAANAGGAFSPFGDITTLMVWQAGYVSFSEFMPLFIPSAVNYLAPALIMSYFVPTTQPDTVHQHVELKRGAKRIVFLFIMTIATAVTFHAVIHFPPVIGMMMGLAYLQFFGFFLRKTLPKSLAKKKAIAIANHDEAALKRLGSVVPFDVFRRVSHAEWDTLLFFYGVVMCVGGLSLLGYLELASGVMYSQWNPIWANIMVGILSAIVDNIPVMFAVLSMEPSMSIGNWLLITLTAGVGGSLLSIGSAAGVALMGAAHGKYTFFGHLKWMPVIAIGYALSIAVHLAMNSSLF, from the coding sequence ATGGCAGGCACAAAGATCTTCGTCTTTCTCTTGGCGATTCTTCCCTCTTTATCTTTTGCCAGTGAGACAGGAACAACTCACGCCCTCAATCTCACTCAGTCTTCAATTGGCTATCTGTGTCTGGCCATTTTCGTTATCGCCTACGTGTTTGTGATGATGGAAGAGTATCTGCAATTGCGAAAATCGAAGCCAGTTCTGCTCGCAGCTGGCCTCATATGGATTGCGATTGGCTTAACCTACCAAAACCATCAACAAATTGAAGTCGCCCAACAAGCCTTAGAGCACAACCTTTTAGAATACGCAGAGTTGTTACTGTTTCTACTTGTGGCTATGACCTACATCAGCGCCATGGAGGAGCGTCGCCTATTCGATGCGCTGCAAGCATGGATGGTGGGAAAAGGCTTTAACTACCGTTCACTGTTTTGGCTCACCGGTATTCTGTCGTTCTTTATTTCTCCAATTGCCGACAACCTAACCACTGCGTTATTAATGTGCGCTGTGGTTCTCAAAGTCGCAGGCTCAAACCCGAAATTTGTTAACCTTGCCTGCGTTAATATCGTGATCGCGGCCAATGCGGGCGGCGCATTTAGCCCGTTCGGTGACATCACCACACTTATGGTTTGGCAAGCGGGCTATGTGAGCTTCTCGGAGTTCATGCCATTGTTTATCCCATCAGCAGTCAACTACCTCGCTCCTGCGTTAATTATGTCTTACTTTGTTCCGACCACGCAGCCAGACACCGTCCACCAGCATGTTGAGCTCAAACGCGGTGCAAAGCGCATTGTATTTCTGTTTATCATGACCATAGCAACCGCCGTTACCTTCCACGCTGTGATTCATTTCCCTCCAGTGATCGGCATGATGATGGGGCTAGCGTATCTGCAATTCTTTGGCTTTTTCTTGCGCAAAACGCTACCCAAATCATTGGCGAAGAAGAAAGCAATTGCGATTGCCAACCATGATGAAGCGGCACTCAAACGCTTAGGTTCAGTGGTGCCATTCGATGTGTTCAGACGTGTATCTCACGCCGAGTGGGACACACTGTTGTTCTTCTATGGTGTTGTAATGTGTGTGGGTGGTTTGAGCTTGCTCGGCTACTTAGAACTAGCATCAGGCGTCATGTACAGCCAATGGAACCCGATTTGGGCCAACATCATGGTGGGTATCCTCTCTGCGATCGTCGACAATATTCCTGTGATGTTCGCAGTGCTATCCATGGAGCCAAGCATGTCGATTGGCAACTGGCTTCTTATCACCTTAACGGCAGGGGTTGGGGGTAGCTTGCTTTCGATAGGCAGTGCTGCTGGTGTCGCTTTGATGGGGGCAGCGCATGGCAAATACACCTTCTTTGGTCACCTAAAATGGATGCCTGTTATCGCGATCGGTTATGCCCTCAGCATTGCCGTACACCTCGCAATGAATTCGAGTCTGTTTTAA
- a CDS encoding methylated-DNA--[protein]-cysteine S-methyltransferase, whose translation MMKRFTYYTSPLGIVTIQGCDEGLLGIWFETHTTKPEDLGIQDDSFALFEKTKQQLDGYFAGERDHFSVPIAAEGTPFQQSVWQALTRIPFGETWSYQQLADEIGNPKAVRAVGLANGKNPVSIIVPCHRVIGKNGKLTGYAGGVERKSALLKLEGILSIS comes from the coding sequence ATGATGAAACGATTTACTTATTACACCAGCCCACTGGGTATTGTGACGATACAAGGCTGCGATGAAGGATTATTGGGTATTTGGTTTGAAACGCATACCACTAAGCCAGAAGATCTGGGCATACAAGATGATAGTTTTGCGTTGTTTGAGAAAACTAAGCAACAGCTAGATGGATATTTTGCCGGAGAGCGAGACCATTTTTCTGTACCAATTGCAGCCGAAGGGACGCCATTCCAACAGTCAGTTTGGCAAGCTCTAACGCGTATTCCTTTTGGTGAAACATGGAGCTACCAACAGCTTGCAGATGAAATCGGCAATCCCAAAGCGGTCAGAGCCGTCGGCTTGGCTAATGGAAAGAACCCAGTTTCTATCATAGTGCCTTGTCATCGCGTTATTGGTAAAAACGGCAAACTGACCGGCTATGCGGGCGGTGTCGAAAGAAAGTCCGCGCTGTTGAAATTAGAAGGCATTCTATCAATTAGTTGA
- a CDS encoding YjiG family protein, with amino-acid sequence MSEVKAKKPMVTDIFVEGAKKGWVIATTSTLPNVLMAFVIIKALQITGALDLMGSVFAPIMAVFGLPGEAAAVLIGAWMSMGGAVGVVITLFDQGILNGTHIAILAPAIYLMGSQVQYMGRIMGPIGTEGRYIPVMIAISVLNAFGAMLVMNVLL; translated from the coding sequence ATGAGCGAAGTAAAAGCAAAGAAACCTATGGTGACGGATATTTTCGTTGAAGGTGCTAAAAAAGGCTGGGTGATCGCGACTACGTCGACCCTGCCAAACGTGCTGATGGCCTTTGTGATCATCAAGGCATTGCAAATCACTGGTGCACTCGATCTGATGGGCAGTGTGTTCGCCCCTATTATGGCTGTGTTTGGTCTTCCGGGTGAAGCCGCTGCAGTACTAATCGGAGCTTGGATGTCGATGGGCGGCGCTGTGGGCGTTGTTATTACGCTGTTTGACCAAGGTATTTTAAACGGGACTCACATTGCGATCTTAGCGCCTGCGATTTATCTAATGGGCTCTCAAGTGCAATACATGGGACGTATTATGGGACCTATCGGTACGGAAGGCCGTTATATTCCAGTGATGATTGCTATCTCTGTATTGAATGCGTTCGGCGCGATGTTGGTCATGAATGTACTTTTATAG
- a CDS encoding DUF413 domain-containing protein produces MSETEFRHGKKRFYDTNKFPRGFAKSGDFTLVEEEILTLFGDTMLALESGELAPTNAEEKHFVKVLSHPHKAKSKLERVWLKYIQLARGRRRFHTLNGCKRGDVPREEYDSELVLED; encoded by the coding sequence ATGTCTGAGACCGAATTCCGACACGGAAAAAAACGTTTTTATGACACCAATAAATTCCCAAGAGGGTTTGCTAAGTCAGGTGATTTTACTCTTGTCGAAGAAGAAATCCTAACCTTGTTTGGTGATACCATGCTAGCACTTGAATCGGGCGAACTTGCACCGACGAATGCTGAAGAAAAACACTTTGTGAAAGTGTTATCGCACCCTCACAAGGCGAAGTCTAAGTTAGAGCGTGTTTGGTTGAAATACATCCAGCTTGCTCGCGGGCGTCGTCGCTTCCACACTCTTAATGGCTGCAAACGTGGCGACGTACCAAGAGAAGAGTACGACAGCGAGTTAGTGTTGGAAGATTAA
- the nagB gene encoding glucosamine-6-phosphate deaminase, translating into MRLIPLNNAAQVGKWAARHIVDAIKAFNPTADRPFVLGLPTGGTPLTTYKELIALYNAGEVSFKNVVTFNMDEYVGIDPNHPESYRTFMYTNFFNHVDIQEENINLLDGQAEDIDAHCAAYEEKIRSYGKINLFMGGIGIDGHIAFNEPGSSLASRTRIKTLTEETRIANSRFFDNDINQVPKYALTIGVATLLDAEEVMILTMGHNKAQALQVAIEGSVNHMWTVTALQMHRKAIIVADEPAQQELKVKTLRYFQELEAENIQDL; encoded by the coding sequence ATGAGACTTATTCCTTTAAACAACGCGGCACAAGTAGGTAAATGGGCAGCTCGTCACATCGTTGACGCAATCAAAGCATTCAACCCAACAGCTGATCGTCCATTCGTTCTTGGTCTACCTACTGGTGGCACACCACTAACGACTTACAAAGAGCTAATTGCGCTATACAATGCGGGTGAAGTTAGCTTTAAAAACGTTGTTACATTCAACATGGATGAGTACGTAGGTATCGATCCTAACCACCCTGAGTCTTACCGTACTTTCATGTACACAAACTTCTTCAACCACGTTGATATTCAAGAAGAGAACATCAACCTACTAGATGGCCAAGCAGAAGACATCGACGCTCACTGCGCAGCTTACGAAGAAAAAATCCGTTCTTACGGTAAAATCAACCTGTTCATGGGCGGTATCGGCATCGATGGTCACATCGCATTCAACGAACCAGGTTCTTCTCTAGCATCTCGTACTCGTATCAAGACGCTAACTGAAGAGACTCGCATCGCGAACTCTCGCTTCTTCGACAACGACATCAACCAAGTGCCAAAATACGCACTAACTATCGGTGTTGCGACTCTACTAGACGCTGAAGAAGTAATGATCCTGACTATGGGTCACAACAAAGCGCAAGCTCTACAAGTTGCTATCGAAGGTTCTGTAAACCACATGTGGACTGTTACAGCGCTTCAAATGCACCGTAAAGCTATCATCGTTGCTGATGAGCCAGCTCAACAAGAGCTTAAAGTTAAGACTCTACGCTACTTCCAAGAGCTAGAAGCTGAGAACATCCAAGACCTATAA
- a CDS encoding nucleoside recognition domain-containing protein, producing MTNPAQTDRKVTIGCYIALAFAIVFFSGLLKSNEWYGVFDFTTLNGSFGKVAYDVSETADGVQAATTSLRGKGGSGARDGFIFALTLIPTVMFALGMINVLEHYGALEAARKLLTPLLRPLMGIPGNSGLALIASLQSTDAGAAMTRQLKDEGHLTKRETDVFTMFQFTAGAAIVNFFSSGAVLFTLTTIDGSLAVSSSIGLAVAVMFVFKFVGANLFRIYLNITEGKEDKSDSNKKQNMTEEAA from the coding sequence ATGACTAATCCTGCTCAAACCGATCGTAAAGTGACGATTGGTTGTTATATAGCTCTCGCATTCGCGATAGTGTTCTTTTCCGGCCTGCTCAAATCTAATGAGTGGTATGGCGTTTTTGACTTTACCACGCTAAATGGTTCGTTCGGTAAGGTCGCCTATGATGTCAGTGAGACAGCAGACGGCGTCCAAGCTGCCACCACATCACTACGTGGTAAGGGCGGCAGTGGCGCGCGTGACGGTTTCATTTTCGCGCTGACTTTGATTCCAACTGTGATGTTTGCGTTAGGAATGATTAATGTCCTTGAACACTACGGCGCACTAGAGGCTGCTCGCAAGTTGTTAACACCTCTTCTACGTCCATTGATGGGGATTCCAGGTAATTCGGGCCTAGCCTTGATTGCGTCTTTACAAAGTACGGATGCCGGGGCCGCTATGACTAGGCAGCTCAAAGACGAGGGGCATTTGACTAAGCGTGAAACCGATGTGTTTACCATGTTCCAATTCACGGCTGGTGCTGCCATTGTAAACTTTTTCTCTTCTGGTGCCGTGCTGTTCACCCTCACCACGATCGATGGTTCATTAGCGGTTTCATCTTCGATCGGCCTTGCTGTTGCGGTGATGTTTGTCTTTAAGTTTGTTGGTGCCAACCTATTCCGTATTTATCTAAATATCACAGAGGGCAAAGAAGATAAGTCGGACTCCAATAAAAAACAAAATATGACAGAGGAGGCAGCATAA
- a CDS encoding LysR family transcriptional regulator: MDVKVFRTFLEVARVRHFGRAAENLYLTQAAVSARIKQLEGYFDTQLFIRDRNNIKLTSSGERLIGYAEVMVSTLQQAKFELSLESGKALQLTLGGTPNIWDAYLQNCLSVVTDSFGGYGFMAEVMGREQLNRNLLERTLDMAFAFDQIKAEELNCKKVADLVLVLVSTQPDDLESVFQNKYVYVDWGTRFGSEHAERHPKVPAPYLRTSTARIALDFILEKGGSAYLPVSLVEPFIESGQLHKVKGVEDWYRPIYLSYRKSSTSVDAIMQVEELVKEIDPSTAYTLQQAAEIAPE; encoded by the coding sequence ATGGATGTGAAAGTATTTAGAACCTTTCTTGAGGTTGCAAGGGTGCGCCATTTTGGTCGTGCTGCTGAAAACTTGTATTTAACACAAGCGGCCGTGAGTGCCCGTATCAAACAGCTTGAAGGCTATTTTGATACTCAGCTTTTTATACGTGATCGCAACAATATTAAGCTGACTTCCTCTGGTGAGCGTTTGATAGGCTATGCAGAAGTGATGGTCTCAACGCTTCAACAGGCTAAGTTTGAACTCTCTTTAGAGAGTGGTAAGGCGCTTCAATTAACCTTGGGCGGTACACCAAATATCTGGGATGCTTACTTGCAGAACTGTTTGAGTGTAGTGACAGACTCTTTCGGTGGTTACGGCTTTATGGCTGAGGTTATGGGTCGCGAGCAACTCAACCGAAATCTGCTAGAGCGCACGCTGGATATGGCCTTTGCTTTCGATCAGATCAAAGCGGAGGAGCTGAACTGCAAAAAGGTCGCGGATTTAGTTCTCGTCTTGGTATCGACACAGCCCGACGACCTTGAAAGCGTATTCCAAAACAAATACGTCTATGTGGATTGGGGAACGCGTTTCGGCTCAGAGCATGCAGAGCGACACCCAAAAGTGCCAGCTCCTTATCTACGCACATCAACAGCGCGTATAGCGCTGGACTTTATTCTAGAAAAAGGCGGCAGTGCGTATCTTCCAGTATCTTTGGTTGAACCCTTTATTGAGTCAGGTCAGCTGCACAAGGTAAAAGGGGTAGAAGATTGGTATCGTCCGATTTATCTGAGCTACCGTAAATCGAGTACTTCGGTGGATGCAATCATGCAGGTGGAAGAGTTGGTTAAAGAGATTGACCCATCTACAGCCTATACCCTGCAGCAAGCCGCTGAGATTGCGCCTGAATAG